From the genome of Dickeya aquatica, one region includes:
- a CDS encoding tetratricopeptide repeat protein, whose protein sequence is MPIRTFRYPVITLISGVLMAGAACANASLDIHRQWAICQYQTLASQKALCFSELSLTAQELADAHPSQADYLIGSAMVNSSLAGVKEGMEALNLAGKAKSALEKALILDPQALDGTAYTILGVLYYQVPGWPLGFGDEKKAEKYLKTALAMNPKSIDANYFYGDFLLKSGRKNEARPYLNAALHAPPRPGRELADQGRRADAEKALHQR, encoded by the coding sequence ATGCCGATTCGCACATTCAGGTATCCGGTTATCACGCTGATTAGCGGCGTTTTGATGGCAGGAGCAGCCTGCGCGAATGCGTCTCTTGATATCCATCGACAGTGGGCAATTTGTCAGTATCAAACGCTGGCAAGCCAGAAAGCACTCTGCTTTTCTGAACTGAGCCTGACAGCACAAGAACTGGCCGATGCTCACCCCAGCCAGGCGGATTACCTTATCGGGTCTGCTATGGTAAACAGCAGCCTTGCGGGCGTGAAAGAGGGGATGGAGGCACTGAATCTGGCGGGAAAAGCCAAAAGTGCGCTGGAAAAAGCCCTCATCCTTGACCCCCAGGCACTGGACGGTACAGCTTATACCATTCTCGGGGTTCTTTACTATCAGGTACCCGGCTGGCCACTGGGGTTTGGCGACGAGAAAAAAGCGGAAAAATACCTGAAAACCGCGCTGGCCATGAACCCTAAAAGTATTGATGCCAACTACTTTTACGGCGATTTTCTGCTGAAGTCTGGCCGTAAAAATGAAGCCAGACCCTACCTGAACGCGGCATTACATGCCCCTCCACGCCCAGGGCGAGAGCTTGCCGACCAGGGACGCCGAGCCGACGCTGAAAAAGCGCTGCATCAGCGATAA
- the eptB gene encoding kdo(2)-lipid A phosphoethanolamine 7''-transferase: MKSLLALSQSGLSWLLAIYIGFFLNVSVFYRREDAFPFFSNDRFASHVPILVELTACVLFVFFLMRVLSLGGRRFFRITASLLLVISVAASYYMTFFNVVIGYGIIAAVMTTDIDLSKEVVGGDFVIWLVGLTLPALYLIWKPSLEQTLIKQLCTPGKRWSALFGLLVVAIMVWLPLRYLDRMNSSAEKSANQDLPSYGGVVAHSYLPANWLSALGLFAYARYDESQDDGELFDPGKTFTYQPPAGIDETYVVFIIGETTRWDHLGLLGYPRETTPLLAQEPDLLAFRGRSCDTSTKLSMRCMFVREGGAADNPQRTLRERNIFAVMQSLGFSSELFAMQSEVWFYNNIRADSYAFREMIASEKRNEGKAVDDMLLVDELSRSLARYPKGKHLVVLHTKGSHYLYSMRYPRAYARFQPECMGIDATCSREQLINAFDNSVLYTDAFIKRVIDQLRNKKALLVYASDHGESIDENYHLHGTPRQVAPPEQFRSPIMLWASPALLSQPHYQQAFDRLRVQQKQGKVLRHEEIFDSMLGCLGYTSPDGGIQANNNWCG; encoded by the coding sequence ATGAAATCCCTCCTGGCGTTGTCGCAGTCCGGCTTATCCTGGCTGCTGGCAATTTATATTGGCTTTTTCCTGAATGTGTCGGTTTTTTATCGGCGTGAAGATGCTTTTCCTTTTTTTAGCAATGACCGGTTTGCCAGTCATGTTCCTATTTTGGTGGAATTAACCGCCTGTGTTTTGTTTGTGTTCTTTTTAATGCGGGTGCTATCGCTGGGCGGTCGCCGTTTTTTTCGTATTACCGCATCATTACTGTTAGTGATTTCGGTCGCTGCCAGTTATTACATGACATTTTTTAATGTGGTGATCGGTTATGGCATTATTGCTGCGGTCATGACAACGGATATTGATTTATCTAAAGAAGTGGTGGGGGGGGATTTTGTGATTTGGCTGGTGGGGCTGACCCTTCCCGCGTTGTATCTTATCTGGAAACCCTCCCTCGAACAGACGCTGATTAAGCAGTTGTGTACGCCTGGTAAACGTTGGTCTGCCCTGTTTGGGTTACTGGTGGTGGCGATAATGGTGTGGTTGCCGCTGCGTTATCTTGACCGAATGAACAGTTCGGCGGAGAAATCTGCCAATCAGGATTTACCCAGTTATGGCGGCGTGGTGGCGCACTCCTATCTGCCTGCCAACTGGCTGTCAGCCCTTGGGCTGTTTGCCTATGCCCGTTATGACGAAAGCCAGGATGATGGCGAGCTGTTTGATCCGGGTAAAACGTTTACTTATCAGCCACCTGCTGGGATAGATGAAACCTATGTGGTGTTTATTATTGGTGAAACCACCCGCTGGGATCATCTTGGGCTGCTGGGATATCCGCGCGAGACTACGCCATTGCTGGCACAGGAGCCTGACTTGCTGGCGTTTCGCGGCCGTTCTTGTGATACCTCGACCAAGTTGTCGATGCGCTGCATGTTTGTGCGTGAAGGCGGGGCAGCAGACAATCCGCAGCGTACGCTGCGCGAGCGTAATATTTTTGCGGTAATGCAATCGTTGGGGTTCAGTTCAGAGCTGTTCGCGATGCAAAGCGAGGTGTGGTTTTATAACAATATCCGTGCCGACAGTTACGCGTTTCGTGAAATGATTGCCTCTGAAAAACGTAACGAAGGTAAAGCGGTTGATGACATGTTGCTGGTGGATGAGTTATCCCGCTCACTGGCCCGTTACCCTAAAGGTAAGCATCTGGTGGTGCTTCATACCAAGGGCTCACACTACCTTTACTCTATGCGTTATCCGCGTGCTTATGCGCGTTTCCAGCCGGAATGTATGGGCATTGATGCCACTTGCAGCCGTGAGCAGTTGATTAACGCTTTCGATAACAGCGTGTTGTATACCGATGCGTTTATCAAACGGGTGATTGATCAGTTACGCAATAAAAAGGCTCTGCTGGTATATGCCTCCGATCACGGTGAATCTATCGATGAAAACTACCATTTGCATGGAACGCCACGGCAAGTGGCCCCGCCAGAGCAATTCCGTTCGCCGATAATGCTATGGGCTTCGCCTGCATTATTGTCTCAACCGCATTATCAGCAGGCATTTGACCGTCTTCGCGTTCAGCAAAAACAGGGTAAGGTACTAAGACATGAAGAGATTTTTGATTCTATGCTCGGTTGCCTCGGTTATACCTCACCCGACGGGGGGATTCAGGCGAACAATAACTGGTGTGGCTAA
- a CDS encoding MFS transporter has protein sequence MSGSRWAYWMAMMAVMTSASLVGLAQGYSIPLVTLKLTALGYGTALTGVMSALPAIGVFAASWMAAPLATRLPAGRLLALSTLGMGFSLALSFYLDSVPGLVIPRFVMGFCCGLIIVMGETWVSGYTAEHRRGVLVGIYATAFTGLQLLGPLLISLTGLDNPIGLWLILALHLGCLLMLPGASFARMTFNAHRQRNLFALLLAAPALAMAVFAFAFFDGAVLAMLPLYGMAYGYEERLAVLLVTVLFIGDTLLQVPIGWLSDKFGTVRAHKVCGGIFVLMLVGLPLSYGTGWVWANVFWLGAAAGSIYTLSLVRAGKQFQGVDLVAINALFGVLWGIGSFSGPLMSGALMQWYGHDGLVIILTLLGLLFLAANALPARRRN, from the coding sequence ATGTCGGGATCTCGCTGGGCATATTGGATGGCGATGATGGCCGTGATGACCAGTGCCTCATTAGTCGGGCTGGCACAAGGGTATTCAATCCCGCTGGTGACATTGAAATTAACCGCGCTGGGGTATGGCACGGCGTTAACGGGGGTGATGTCGGCGTTACCGGCTATTGGCGTGTTCGCCGCGTCATGGATGGCCGCTCCGCTGGCAACCCGCCTGCCCGCCGGACGGTTACTTGCGCTGTCAACGCTGGGAATGGGGTTCAGTCTGGCGCTCTCTTTTTATCTTGATAGCGTGCCGGGGCTGGTGATACCTCGATTTGTGATGGGGTTTTGCTGTGGTCTTATCATCGTTATGGGCGAAACCTGGGTTAGCGGCTATACGGCAGAACACCGGCGCGGGGTATTAGTCGGGATTTACGCTACCGCCTTTACCGGTTTACAACTGCTGGGGCCATTGCTGATTTCGCTGACAGGGCTGGATAACCCCATCGGCTTATGGCTGATTCTCGCACTGCATCTTGGCTGCCTGCTGATGTTACCGGGCGCTTCCTTTGCCCGTATGACGTTCAACGCCCACCGTCAGCGTAATCTGTTTGCTCTTCTGCTGGCTGCGCCCGCATTGGCAATGGCAGTGTTCGCTTTTGCCTTTTTTGATGGCGCGGTTCTGGCGATGCTGCCGCTATATGGCATGGCGTATGGGTATGAAGAGCGCCTGGCGGTGTTACTGGTGACGGTGTTGTTTATCGGCGATACGCTGCTTCAGGTGCCAATAGGCTGGCTTTCCGATAAGTTTGGTACGGTGCGGGCACATAAAGTTTGCGGTGGGATCTTTGTGCTGATGCTGGTGGGGTTGCCGTTAAGTTATGGCACCGGCTGGGTATGGGCGAATGTGTTCTGGCTGGGGGCTGCGGCTGGCAGTATTTATACCCTGTCGCTGGTGCGTGCCGGTAAGCAGTTTCAGGGGGTTGATCTGGTCGCTATCAATGCGCTGTTCGGGGTTTTATGGGGGATAGGCAGCTTTAGCGGCCCGTTGATGAGCGGTGCACTGATGCAATGGTATGGTCATGACGGCCTGGTGATTATCCTCACACTACTGGGCTTGCTGTTTCTGGCCGCCAATGCGCTGCCCGCCCGGCGGCGAAATTGA
- a CDS encoding iron-containing redox enzyme family protein produces MGFYQQLQSATLPSQQLIRSSAVVHACRQKTLTETVYIAFLTQAYYYASYTASLLMAAGSRLPAHQTWLRRAISDYIQMEYGHKAWIINDILACGGEAAFLHRHAPPRHTDLMAAYLYEQIQHNPMSIFGLVHVLETSDMHIAPQLAEQIETELGLPASAMSYLHSHRSSNDVHLTFFAALMDNIRDNADKQAIIHTAHVVYPLYSNMLHSLTEH; encoded by the coding sequence ATGGGTTTTTATCAACAATTACAATCCGCTACCTTGCCATCACAACAACTGATCCGTTCCTCTGCGGTCGTTCACGCCTGCCGCCAGAAAACGCTAACTGAAACGGTTTACATCGCCTTTCTGACCCAGGCTTACTACTACGCCAGTTATACCGCCTCGCTGCTGATGGCAGCCGGAAGCCGCCTTCCGGCGCACCAAACCTGGTTGCGTCGGGCAATAAGTGACTATATTCAAATGGAATATGGCCATAAGGCCTGGATAATCAACGATATTCTGGCATGTGGTGGTGAAGCGGCCTTCCTGCACCGCCACGCTCCGCCCCGCCACACCGACCTGATGGCGGCCTATCTTTACGAGCAAATCCAGCATAATCCAATGAGCATTTTCGGGCTGGTACATGTGCTGGAAACGAGCGATATGCACATTGCGCCGCAGCTGGCCGAGCAGATAGAAACCGAACTGGGCTTACCGGCCAGTGCCATGAGTTACCTGCACTCACACCGCTCATCGAATGATGTCCATCTCACCTTTTTCGCCGCCCTGATGGACAACATCCGTGATAACGCAGACAAACAGGCGATTATCCATACCGCTCACGTGGTCTATCCGTTGTACAGCAACATGCTGCACAGCCTCACGGAGCACTAA
- a CDS encoding SDR family NAD(P)-dependent oxidoreductase, whose translation MKLENKRILLTGAISDIGQELALLLAAKGARLYLAGHNEPALLGLIRRLPNPSHHNILLADLSDEQDRSALAECFPDNARLDILINYIGPPVFRLFATQDYTAITDQLMSTIQAPILLTHALLDCLGKPGIIMNISPALGIGYPGYSVYCAGEAALHRFSEALSHELSYQGVKVLHLSPQLPRGVPDLQAGTQQEPLTCLDSAQQVAQQAASMLEKESTHARQSLRDRLLVCLRTLMPSVADSAIRRRFDKHRHRAKGHE comes from the coding sequence ATGAAACTTGAAAACAAACGCATTTTACTTACCGGCGCTATCAGTGATATTGGTCAGGAACTGGCACTGTTACTGGCAGCGAAAGGCGCACGGCTGTATCTGGCAGGCCACAACGAGCCCGCATTACTGGGATTGATACGCCGCCTCCCCAATCCCAGCCACCATAATATTCTGCTGGCTGACCTGAGTGATGAGCAAGACCGCAGTGCACTGGCTGAGTGCTTCCCGGACAACGCCAGGCTGGATATCCTGATAAATTATATCGGCCCGCCTGTTTTTCGTTTGTTCGCCACACAGGATTACACGGCCATCACCGACCAGTTGATGAGCACTATCCAGGCTCCGATTTTACTCACTCATGCCCTGCTTGATTGCCTCGGCAAGCCGGGAATTATCATGAATATCAGTCCGGCATTGGGCATAGGTTATCCCGGTTACAGTGTGTATTGCGCCGGTGAGGCCGCATTGCACAGATTTAGTGAGGCGCTGAGCCATGAACTGTCATATCAGGGTGTTAAGGTATTGCACTTGTCACCTCAATTGCCGCGCGGTGTGCCTGATTTACAGGCAGGAACCCAACAGGAGCCGTTAACGTGCCTGGACAGCGCACAGCAGGTGGCACAGCAAGCAGCCAGTATGCTGGAAAAAGAGAGCACTCACGCCAGGCAAAGCCTGCGTGACAGGTTGTTAGTATGCCTGCGCACACTGATGCCATCAGTGGCAGATAGCGCTATCCGCCGCCGGTTTGATAAACACCGGCATCGCGCCAAAGGACACGAATAA